CCGCCACGCATCCCCGCGCAAGCGCCGCGGCGCGGCTCGAACGCCTGCCGTTTTCGAGCTATCACCGCACTATCTTCATCATCATCGCGGTGGCCTTCTTTTTCGATTCCGTCGATCTCGGCACGATGACCTTCGTGCTCGGTTCCATCAAGACCGAGTTCGGCTTGTCGACGGCGACAGCCGGCCTCGTTGCAAGCGCCAGTTTCTTCGGCATGGTGCTGGGCGCGGCCGTCGCGGGCCTGCTTGCCGATCGCTTCGGCCGACGCCCCGTGTTCCAGTGGAGCATGGTGCTATGGGGCGTCGCGTCATATCTCTGTTCGACGGCGCATTCCGTCGAATCGCTGATCCTCTATCGCGTGCTGCTTGGCATCGGCATGGGAATGGAGTTCCCGATTGCCCAGACGCTGCTGTCCGAGTTCGTGCCGACGGCATCGCGCGGCAGAGTGATTGCCCTGATGGATGGCTTCTGGCCGCTCGGCTTCATCGCATCGGGCGTGGTCTCGTACTTCGTGTTGCCGCACTTCGGCTGGCGCACCGAATTCGCGTTGCTCGCCATTCCAGCCGTGTTCGTGCTGATCGTGAGGCGCGTGGTGCCCGAGTCACCGCGATGGCTCGAACATCGCGGACGCACGGCGGATGCCGAAGCCGTGCTAACGCAGGTAGAGGCGAAGGTGATGAAGGCGACCGGCTTGCGCCAGTTGCCTGCGCCCTCCATGCTCGCCGAGCCGCCGGTTGCAAAAGGCGTGGGCGCATTCCGCGAGATCTGGAGTGCGGCGTACAGGCGTCGCACGGTGATGGTGTGGATGCTCTGGTTCTTTGCGTTGCTCGGCTTCTATGGGCTGACTTCGTGGCTTGGCGCGCTGATGCAGCAAGCAGGCTTTGCGGTGACGAAATCCGTGCTCTATACGGTGCTGATTTCGCTTGGCGGCGTGCCGGGCTTCCTGTGCGCGGCATGGCTCGTCGAGCGATGGGGACGCAAGCCGACATGCATTGCATCGCTTGTCGGCAGTGGCGTGATGGCTTATCTGTACGGACAGACCGCGCTGCATGCCGAAACCCCGACCTTGCTGATCTGCGCGGGACTGGCGATGCAATTCTTCCTCTTCGCGATGTGGGCCGCGCTCTATACCTATACGCCCGAGCTGTACGGAACCGGCGCGCGTGCCACGGGGTCGGGCTTCGCGTCGGCGATCGGGCGCGTGGGATCGTTGATCGGGCCGTATGTCGTGGGCGTCGTATTGCCGGTGTTCGGGCAGGGCGGCGTGTTCTCGCTCGGGGCGGTGTGCTTCGTGGTGGCGGCCTCGGCGGTTTGGGTGTTGGGAGTCGAGACGCGCGGTGTCGCCTTGGAGAAACTCGTCTCGGAAGCCGAGCAGGACGAAGGCGCAAAGGTCTGGGCCTCGGCTGAGAACTGAACCCCTGTCGCTCACAACCAAACCCACGTCGCATTCGACGCCAGTGATTCTCGCGGCCCGGCGTACTCTTCCCGCACGGCCGCGAGCATCGCAGAGAACAGCTCGCACCCGCCGTCCACGCATCCAAGGAGACGAGTCACATGAGCACGAATCGCGGCGTCGTATATCTCGGTCAGGGCAAGGTCGAAGTCCAGTCCATCGACTATCCGAGAATGGTCGATCCGCGTGGCCGCGACATCGGCCACGGCGTCATACTCAAGGTCGTCAGCACTAACATCTGCGGTTCGGATCAGCACATGGTGCGCGGCCGCACGACCGCGCCCATCGGCCTCGTGCTGGGCCACGAGATCACCGGCGAAGTCATCGAGATCGGACGCGACGTCGAAACGCTTTCCATCGGCGATCTCGTGTCCGTGCCCTTTAACGTCGCGTGTGGACGCTGTCCCACGTGCAAGGCGCAGCACACCGGCGTGTGCCTCAACGTGAATCCGTCGCGCGCGGGCGGCGCGTATGGCTATGTCGACATGGGCGGCTGGATCGGCGGGCAAGCGGAGTACGTGATGGTGCCGTACGCCGACTTCAACCTGCTCAAGTTCCCCGACAAGGCGCAGGCGATGTCCAAGATCCGCGACCTCACCTGTCTCTCCGACATTCTCCCGACCGGCTATCACGGCGCCGTGATGGCGGGCGTGAAGCCGGGCGCGACGGTCTACATCGCGGGCGCGGGACCGGTCGGCATGGCGGCGGCTGCGTCGGCGCGTCTGTTGGGCGCGGCCTGCACCATCGTCGGCGACATGAACGAAGAGCGTCTCGCGCACGCGCGCAAGATGGGCTTCGAGACGGTCGATTTATCGAAGGACGCCACGCTCGGTCAGCAAATCGAGCAGATTCTCGGCAAGCCGGAAGTGGATTGCGCCGTCGATTGCGTGGGCTTCGAGGCGCGTGGTCATGGCACCGACCACCACGCGGAAGCGCCCGCGACGGTGCTCAACTCGCTGATGGAAATCACGAAGGCGGCGGGCGCCATCGGCATTCCGGGTCTTTATGTCACCGACGACCCCGGCGCCGCCGATGCCGCCGCGCAGAAGGGCAGCCTGAGCATCCGCTTCGGTCTCGGCTGGGCGAAGTCGCATTCATTTCATACCGGTCAAACGCCGGTGATGAAATACAACCGCAATCTCATGCAGGCCATTCTGTGGGACCGTCTGCCGATTGCGGACATCGTGAACGTGTCGGTGGTTTCGCTCGATGCAGCGCCTGAGGGTTATCGACAATTCGATGGCGGCGCGCCGCGTAAATTCGTGCTTGATCCGCATGGCCTGCTTCAAGCGGCCTAAGAAAGAAAGCGCCTCTTGAACAAGAGGCGCTTTTTTCATTCAAGGCACAAACAAACTCAGGCCACCATCACACGCACCGAACTCAAAGGCGGCACTTGTTTTCTGCGCTCGCGCGTGGGAGCGGTGCCGAATGCATCGCGATAACTCTTCGAGAAATGGCAGGCGGACTGAAACCCGCACGCCATCGTGATGTGCATGATCGACATATCCGTCTGCAACAGCAGCTCGCGCGCGCGTCGCAAGCGCAGCGTCAGATAGTAATGCGTCGGCGTCATGCCGAGATGCTCGCGAAAGAGCCGCTGCAATTGCCGTTGCGACATGCCCGCCAGCCGCGCGAGTTCTTCGCGCGACAACGGCTCTTCAATGTTGTTCTCCATCAGCGAGATCACTTCGAACAAGGACTTGTTGGCCGATCCGAGCCGTGCCACCAGCGGCATGCGCTGTTGCGCGCTCGTATCTCGCACATGTTCGACGATGAACTGCTCGGCAATCTGCGTCACGCGCGACGTGCCCACGCGCGCAGCAATCAGATTCAGCATCATGTCGAGCGGCGCGACGCCGCCGGTACACGTCACGCGGTCGCGGTCGATCACGAACAGTTCCTTGAGGAAGCGCGTGTCCGGGAATTCTTCTTTAAGCGCCGACATGTTTTCCCAGTGGATCGCGCACGCATAGCCCGCGAGCAATCCCGCGCGCGCAAGCGCATACGTGCCGGTGCACAGACTGCCGAGCACGCAGCCGGTGCGCGCAAAGCGGCGCAATGCGGACAGATGTTCGAGCGCGGTGCAACGCTGCACGTCGATGCCGCCGACCACGAACACGATATCCGGCTGGCCCACGCATTCCACCGGTCCCGTATCGACGGAAAGACCATTGCTCGCCATGACCGGTCCACCCGTCGGACTCACGATGGACCATCGATACAACGGCTGTCCCGTCAGGTAATTCGCCATGCGCAGCACTTCGATCGCGTTGGTGAACGCCATCATCGTGAAGTTAGGAAGCGGCATGAAAGCGAAGTGCGACAGCGATGCCGTGCGATCGGGAGACATGGGGAATTCGATTCCTTGGAATCTATTGGTCGACGCCGTCGAATGCGGCGCTAGTCACTTTTGCATTGTGATTTCGAGTGCAACTACCATGCCATAAGGCTAAACCCTGACCGCTTCTATATGCACTGAGACAAGTATTTAAAGCACGCACTAACGCAGCGCGAAGGCGCGCTTTCAGGCACAGAGAAAGCGCACGTTCGTTCCTCGGCAGTGCACCGCGTGCGAGCGGAAGCGCCCTACACCCAAAGCGTATTCGCCACTTGTCGAAAAAGGACGCGCATGTCGGAAAAGGGCAAGAACACGTCTGAATTCATAAATTGACCAGCAAGGCGAGAGTCAAGAATAGACGCAACGATGAAGACACGAGCGGCCGGAAACACGCGACGCAGGCTTCATCCAACGACCGTATTTTCTGACCACGGACTCAAGCCCATGTCGAACTCGAATCCCTTCTTCGAAGCGCCCCTCGCGGCCCGCGACGCCTCCGTACGCAGCGCAATACTGAAAGAGCTGGAGCGCCAGCAATCGCAGGTGGAACTGATTGCGTCGGAAAATATCGTGTCGCGCGCGGTGCTCGAAGCGCAAGGGTCCGTGCTCACGAACAAGTATGCCGAAGGCTATCCGGGCAAGCGCTATTACGGCGGCTGCGAATTCGTCGATGAAGTCGAGGCGCTCGCCATCGATCGCATCAAGCAACTCTTCGGCGCGAAGTTCGCCAACGTGCAGCCGCATTCCGGCGCGCAGGCCAACGGCGCGGTGATGCTGGCGCTCGCCAAACCGGGCGACACCGTGCTCGGCATGTCGCTCGATGCGGGCGGTCATCTCACGCATGGCGCAAAGCCGGCGCTATCGGGCAAGTGGTTCAACGCCGTGCAGTACGGCGTGAATCGCGAGACCATGCTGATCGACTACGAACAGATCGAGGAGCTTGCGCAGCAGCACAAGCCGTCGCTCATCATTGCGGGCTTTTCTGCGTATCCGCGCAAGCTCGATTTCGCGCGGCTGCGCGCGATTGCGGACAACGCGGGCGCAAAGCTGATGGTCGATATGGCGCATATCGCGGGCATCATCGCGGCGGGGCGTCACGACAATCCGGTCGATTACGCGCATGTCGTGACATCGACTACGCACAAGACGCTGCGTGGTCCGCGCGGCGGCTTCGTATTGACCAACGACGAAGATATCGCCAAGAAGATCAATTCTGCCGTGTTTCCGGGGCTGCAAGGCGGTCCGCTCATGCACGTGATCGCGGGCAAAGCCGTTGCATTCGGCGAAGCGCTTCAGCCCGACTTCAAGACGTATATCGACAACGTGCTCGCCAATGCTCAGGCACTCGGCGACGTGCTCAAGGCGGGCGGCGTCGATCTCGTGACGGGCGGCACGGACAATCATTTGCTGCTCGTCGATCTGCGCCCCAAGAATCTGAAGGGCAACCAGGTCGAGCAGGCGCTGGAACGCGCAGGCATTACCTGCAACAAGAACGGCATTCCGTTCGATACCGAAAAGCCCACTGTCACCTCAGGCGTTCGTCTCGGCACGCCAGCAGGCACGACGCGCGGCTTCGGCGTCAACGAATTCCGCGACATCGGCCGCCTGATCATCGAAGTCTTCGATTCGCTGCGTGAGCATCCAGAAGGCGATCCGCAAACCGAACAACGCGTGCGCCGCGAAATCTTCGCGCTGTGCGAACGCTTCCCCATCTACTGAGCACACGGAGCAACAAGCGATGAGCACTCTGCACGATAACAGCATCATCATCGATGGCCTCAACATCTCGAAGTTCGAACGCTCCGTGTTCGAAGACATGCGCAAGGGCGGCGTCACGGCGGTGAATTGCACGGTGTCGGTGTGGGAAGACTTTCAGAAGACCATCGACAACATTGCGGAAATGAAGCAACAGATCCGCGATTACAGCGAGATTCTCACACTCGTGCGCACGACAGACGACATCCTGTGCGCGAAGAAAGAGAACAAGACGGGCATCATCTTCGGTTTCCAGAACTCGTATGCATTCGAGGACAACCTGGGCTATATCGAAGTGTTCAAGGAACTGGGCGTGAACGTGGTGCAGCTCTGCTACAACACGCAGAATCTAGTGGGCACCGGCTGTTACGAAGCGGATGGCGGTCTCTCCGGCTATGGCCGCGAAGTGATTCAGGAAATGAATCGCGTGGGCATCATGGTCGATCTGTCGCATGTGGGTGCGAAGACGTCATCCGATGCGATTGCCTGTTCCAAGAAGCCCGTCACGTATTCGCATTGCTGCCCGTCGGGCCTCAAGGAGCATCCGCGTAACAAGACCGATGAGCAACTGAAGGAAATCGCCGATGCCAACGGCTTCGTCGGCGTGACGATGTTTTCGCCTTTCCTTAAGCGCGGCCCGGATGCGACGGTCGAGGACTATCTGGAGGCCATCGACTACGTGGTGAATCTTATCGGCGAAGACCGCGTGGGTATCGGCACCGACTTCACGCAAGGCTACAGCACCGAGTTCTTCGACTGGATCACGCATGACAAGGGCCGTTATCGCCAGCTTACGAACTTCGGCAAGGTTGTGAACCCGGAAGGAATCCGAACGATAGGCGAGTTCCCGAACCTGACGGCTGCGATGGAGCGCGCGGGCTGGAGCGAATCGCGCATCAAAAAGGTGATGGGCGAGAACTGGCTTCGCGTATTCGGCGAAGTGTGGAACGTGTGAACGCAACGAGACAAGAACAGGAACCCGCGATGCAACCGCAACTGCCTATCGACGTCAATCCGCAAACCGGCGTCTGGACCACCGACGCGCTGCCGATGCTCTACGTGCCGCGTCATTTCTTCACGAACAATCATGTGGCCGTAGAAGAAGCGCTGGGACGCGAGACGTATGCCGAGATTCTCTACAAGGCCGGCTACAAGTCCGCGTATCACTGGTGCGACAAGGAAGCCGAGAAGCACGGCATCGCCGGCATGGCGGTGTTCGAGCATTACCTGAAGCGCCTTTCGCAGCGCGGCTGGGGGCTTTTCGATATCGTCGAATCGGACCCGCAAAGCGCGATGGCGCGCGTTCACTTGCGGCATTCGTCGTTCGTGCTCGCGCAACCGGCCAAGCACGGCAAGCTCTGCTACATGTTCGCTGGCTGGTTTGCGGGCGCGATGGACTGGGTGAACGACACCGCGTCCGATGCCGCGAAAAGAGGCCCCCGCTCGCGTTCCATCGAAACGCAATGCGCCGCGGAAGGCCACGACCATTGCGTGTTCGAAGTATCGCCGCTCGCACTTTAGACGTCGTAGCGAAATCATCCCGAGGTCGTCCGTCATGCGTTACCCGAACCTTTTCAAGCCGCTCACACTGAACACGCTGACCTTGCGGAACCGCATCGTCAGCACGGCGCATGCGGAAGTGTATGCGGAGCCGGGCGGCCTGCCCGGCGATCGTTATATCCGCTATTACGAGGAAAAAGCGAAGGGCGGCGTGGGCCTTGCCATATGCGGCGGATCGAGCCCGGTGTCGATCGACAGCCCGCAAGGCTGGTGGAAGTCGGTGAATCTCTCGACCGACAAGATCATCGATCCGCTGGCGCGCCTGGCCGAAGCCATGCATCGTCATGGCGCGAAGATCATGATTCAGGCCACGCACATGGGCCGCCGCTCCGCATGGCATGGCGAGAACTGGCCGCATCTGATGACGCCATCGGGCGTGCGCGAACCGGTGCATCGCGGCAACGCGAAGATCATCGAAGTGGAAGAGATTCGCCGCATCATCGACGACTTTGCGGCGGCTGCAAAGCGCGTGAAGGATGCCGGCATGGACGGCATCGAGATATCGGCGGCGCACCAACATCTGATCGATCAGTTCTGGAGTCCGCGCACCAACTTTCGCACGGATGAATGGGGCGGCTCGCTTGAGAACCGGCTGCGTTTCGGCGTGGAAGTGCTGAAGGCCGTGCGCGGGGCGGTCGGCGCTGATTTCTGCGTGGGCCTGCGCATGTGTGGCGACGAGTTCCATGAAGACGGCCTGTCGCACGAGAACCTCAAAGAGATTGCGCAGGCCATGTCGGAGACGGGCCTGATCGATTACATCGGCGTCATTGGTTCCGGCGCGGATACGCATAACACCCTCGCCAACTGCATGCCGCCGATGGCGCTTCCGCCCGAGCCGTTCGTGCATCTCGCAGCGGGTATCAAGTCGGTCGTGAAGCTGCCGATCATGCACGCACAGAGCATCCGCGATGCAGGGCAAGCCGAGCGTCTGCTCGCCAACGGCATGGTCGATCTCGTGGGCATGACGCGCGCGCAGATCGCCGACCCGCACATGGTCATCAAGATTCGCGATGGCCGCGAGGACGAGATCAAGCAATGCGTCGGCGCCAACTATTGCATCGACCGTCAGTACAACGGGCTCGACGTGCTGTGCGTGCAAAACGCGGCGACATCGCGTGAGGCGACGATGCCGCATGTCATCGAGAAGACGCGCGGACCCAAGCGCAAGGTCGTGGTCGTCGGCGCGGGGCCTGCGGGACTGGAGGCGGCGCGCGTGGCGAAATCACGCGGCCATGATGTCGTGCTCTTCGAGAAGAACGATTACGTCGGCGGGCAAATCATGCTCGCGGCCAAGGCGCCGCAGCGCGAGCAGATGGCGGGCATCGTGCGCTGGTTCGACATGGAAACGAAGCGGCTCGGCGTGGATCGCCGATTGGGGCAGGCAGCCGACGACAAGGCAATCATGGCTGAGAAGCCCGATATCGTCGTGCTCGCGACGGGCGGTTCGTCGTTCACGGATCAGGTGTCTGCGTGGGGCGTGGAACAAGGTCTCGCCGTGAGCGCGTGGGACATTCTCTCGGGCAAGGTCGAGCCGGGCAAGAACGTGCTCGTCTATGACGGCGTGAGCACCCATGCGGGCGCGGGCGTGGCGGACTTCATCTCGTCGCGCGGTGCGAACGTCGAGATCGTGACACCGGACGTGAAGGTCGCCGACGACGTGGGCGGCACGACGTTCCCCATCTTCTATCGGCGTCTGTATGCGCAAGGCGTCATTCACACGCCGAACTACTGGCTCGACAAAGTGTACGAGGAAGACGGCAAGAAGATTGCCGTGCTGCGCAACGAGTACACGGAAGAGCAAGAGGAGCGCGCAGTAGACCAGGTGGTGATCGAAAACGGCAGCACGCCCAACGATGCGCTCTACTGGAAGCTCAAACCCGAATCGCTTAATCGCGGCCAGGTGGACGTGCACACGCTCTTCGCGGCGCAAGCCCAGCCATGCTTGTCCGAAGAACTCGGCAACGGGCGTTTTCTTCTGTTCAGAGTCGGCGACTGCATCTCGATGCACAACATCCACGGCGCGATTTACGACGCGCTGCGTCTCTGCAAGGACTTTTGACGAGGGCATTGCGCGATGAACCCCGTGTTTGTCATCACCGTTTTGCTGTGGGCCTCGGTCGCGGGCCTCGCCTTTGCGATCATGAGACGCGCTGCTTATTGGCGCGAAGGTCGGGCCACTGCCGCCGGTGCGTATGGATGGGCGAACATCCTTAGTATCCCGAAGCGATACTTCGTGGACTTGCATCATGTGGTCGCACGCGATCCGTACATCGCGAAGACGCACGTTGCAACAGCGGGCGGCGCGATTCTCGCGATGGCGCTCGTTTTCCTGAACTATGGTCTCGCGATTTATTCGCCGTGGATCGACAAGCTCATCTTCATCGCGGCGCTGGTCATGCTGGGCGGCACGTTCTTCGTCTGGAAGCGCAGGCACGGCGCGAAGCAGGTGCCCGCTCGTCTGTCGCGCGGACCGTGGGACGCGTTGCCGCTGCTGCTCGGCGCATTCGCGTTCGGCCTCGCGCTGTTCGCGCTGCTGCCCGCAACGTGGATGTCGGGTGCGCTCGCGATCATCGTCGCATTGGCGATAGCGGCGGGCGCTTACACGATGACCTTCGGCGCCGCGCAGGGCGGTCCCATGAAGCACGCGATGGCGGGTCTTCTGCATCTCGCGTTTCATCCGCGGCAAGAGCGATTTAAGGTGCAGCACGAGCACGACGTGGTGCCGCCCACGGCGCTGAAAATGCCGGTGCTCGATGCGAAGGAATATGGCGTCGGCAAGCCCGTCGAGTTCCGCTGGAACCAGTTGTTGAGCTTCGACGCATGCGTGCAATGCGGCAAGTGCGAAGCCGCGTGTCCCGCGTTTGCATCGGGCCAGCCGCTCAACCCCAAGAAGCTGATTCAGGACCTCGTGACCGGCATGGTCGGCGGCACGGACGCGGCGTATGCGGGCAGTCCCACGCCAGGCATTCCGGTCGGCAAACATGCGGGCGCGCCGGGCAAGCCGCTGATATCGAGCATGATCGAGGCGGACACCATCTGGTCCTGCACCACATGCCGCGCGTGCGTGCAGGAGTGCCCGATGTTGATCGAACATGTCGATGCCATCGTCGATATGCGCCGCAATCAGGCGCTCGTCGAAGGCGACGTACCCGGCAAAGGCCCGATCACGCTCGCGAATCTGCGCGAGACGGGCAGCGCGAACGGCTATGACATCGGTGCGCGTTACGACTGGTCGGTGGATCTGCAAGTGCAGGTCGCGCAGCCGGGACGCCCCGTCGATGTCTTGCTGATCGCAGGCGAAGGCGCGTTCGACATGCGCTATCAACGCACGCTGCGCGCGTTCGTGAAGGTGCTGAACAAGGCGGGCGTCGATTATGCGGTGCTCGGCGCCGTCGAAACCGATACGGGCGATACCGCCCGACGCCTAGGCGACGAAGCCACGTTCCAACAATGCGCCTCGAAGCTCATGGAGACGCTCTCGCGTTATACGTTCCGGCGCATCGTCACGGCGGACCCGCACGTGCTGCACAGCCTGCGCAACGAATATCGCGCGCTTGGAGGCTACTACGAAGTGCAGCATCACACGGCGTTCATGGCCGAACTCATGGGCAACGGCAAGCTCACGCCGAAGGCGGCGGCTGTGCTCGCGGACAAGAAGATCACGTATCACGATCCCTGCTATCTCGGCCGTTACAACGGCGAAACGGACGCACCGCGCAAGCTGCTGAAGACTATCGGCATTCAGGTTGTCGAGATGGAAAGGCACGGCATGCGCGCACGCTGTTGCGGCGGCGGAGGCGGTGCGCCGCTGACGGACATTCCCGGCAAACAGCGCATACCCGACATCCGCATGGCGGATGCCAAAGCGGTCGGCGCAGACGTGGTCGCGGTAGGCTGCCCGCAATGCACCGCGATGCTCGAAGGCGTGGTCGGCGCGCGCCCCGAAGTGCTCGACGTGGCGGAGCTGGTCGCCGCAGCACTGGAGTAACGCATGAACACCATCAAACGAATCGATCCGCGGCGGCCGTTCATCGTCACGACGGCGGGACTGCGGCGTATCACGCTGGGGGAAGTCGGTACAGGCGCGTCGCACGATTTCGGTTCGCCTCATGCGACGCATCGCGATATCGCGAAGCCGCTTCGCATGACGAAGCCCGCGCGGCGCAGCGTACTGGTGGCCGCGCATACGGATCGCGGCGCGCTGGAAGATCACGCGCGTCAGGCGCTCGCCGCCGCCGCGTTGCTAGCGGACGTCGACACCGAAGTCGTGCTGATCGCGTTCGGTACATTGAACGACAACGCGGCATCGCTCGGCGCGGATCGTTTTATAGAACTGGACGCGTTCGATAGCCACCGCTTCGCGCCCGACGAAGAACTGCGCGCGCTGGCCGCGTGCGCCGCAGCGTTCGCGCCGGCGCATCTCTTCATGCCGGACAACGCAACAGGCGACGGCGACCTCGGGCGCCGTTACGCCGCTCTCGCCGATGCAAGCATCGCGACGCATGTCGTCGAACTCGACGCCGCGCACGCCGCGAGCTATGCGCAAGCGGGCCGCGCGTGGGCATCGCGTGCGTTGCCGCATGTCGTGCTCCTTGCGCCGAATGCCGTGGATGCCAAGCTGCCCTTCGTCGGCGCTGGCGAGCGGGTGGCCAGCGACGGCATCGTGCCTGCATCGACGGCGAGTGCGTATATCGATCTGGGCATCGAAGAGCTAGACGCCGCGCAGATCGCGCTGGAAGAGGCGGATTTCATCGTGTCGGCGGGCAATGGCGTCTCCGACGTTGCCGCGTTCGAAACGCTTGCCAGCACGCTCGGCGCGGCAATAGGCGCGAGCCGCGTCGCCGTGGACGACGGCAAGTTCACGCGCGACAAGCAGATCGGCGCAACGGGCAAGACCGTGCAGGCAAGCGTGTATATCGCGTTCGGCATCTCGGGCGCGGTGCAGCATCTGCAAGGCATCAAGGATTGCCGCCACGTTATCGCAGTGAATTCCGATGCCAGCGCGCCCATCGCGAAGCGCGCCAATCTCACGGTCGTCGCGGATACGCACGAGACGATCAAGGCACTCACCGATGCGGCGGCTGCCGCGCGTGCATCGCGTGGGAATGGCGCGTCACTTGTCCACGATGCGCCGCTCGCGGAAGGAGTATTCGCATGAAGATCGCCGTGCTCGTTTCCGTGGGATGCCATCCGGTGAGCGGCGTCGCGCGCTATAGCCGCAACGACGCGGCTGCGCTGACGATCGCGCTGGATATCGCAAGACAACACGGCGCGCAACTCGACGTGTTGCACGCGGGCGATCTGGCCAGTCTCGCGCTTGCCGAATATCTTGCGCTCGGTGCACAGCGCGTCGAAGTGCTCAACACCGATGGCGACGCGTGCGCGGCGCTCGCACAGCGCATCGCGGGCTATGACCTCGTGATGACGGGCACGCGTGCAGAAGGCGCGTTCGATAGCGGCACGCTGCCGTACAAACTGGCGAATGCGTTGAATATCGCGCTCGTCGGCTCGGCGGTGGATGTCAGCGTGACGAGCGAAGGCGTCGATGTTCGCCAGTTCATGCCGAAGGGCTTGCGCAGGCGCGTGCGCGTGCAATTGCCTGCGCTCGTCGCCGTGCATCCGCTTGCCAATGCCGCGCCGCGTTATGCGTATGCGCGTATGCGCGAAGGACACGTCGTGCCGGTTGCGGCTCACGCGCCCGTGGACAACGAGCGCAAAGCGTGGACGCTCGGTCCCATTGCCGCGAAGCCCAAGCGCCTCGCCGCGCCGGAAAAGCGCAGCGGCCACGCGCGCATGCTCTCTGCAACCACGACGGAAAGCCGCGGCGGAAGCGTCGTAATTGAAGGGAGTTCCGTCGAAAAAGCACAAGTGAT
This genomic interval from Caballeronia sp. LZ062 contains the following:
- a CDS encoding MFS transporter, which codes for MPTATHPRASAAARLERLPFSSYHRTIFIIIAVAFFFDSVDLGTMTFVLGSIKTEFGLSTATAGLVASASFFGMVLGAAVAGLLADRFGRRPVFQWSMVLWGVASYLCSTAHSVESLILYRVLLGIGMGMEFPIAQTLLSEFVPTASRGRVIALMDGFWPLGFIASGVVSYFVLPHFGWRTEFALLAIPAVFVLIVRRVVPESPRWLEHRGRTADAEAVLTQVEAKVMKATGLRQLPAPSMLAEPPVAKGVGAFREIWSAAYRRRTVMVWMLWFFALLGFYGLTSWLGALMQQAGFAVTKSVLYTVLISLGGVPGFLCAAWLVERWGRKPTCIASLVGSGVMAYLYGQTALHAETPTLLICAGLAMQFFLFAMWAALYTYTPELYGTGARATGSGFASAIGRVGSLIGPYVVGVVLPVFGQGGVFSLGAVCFVVAASAVWVLGVETRGVALEKLVSEAEQDEGAKVWASAEN
- the fdhA gene encoding formaldehyde dehydrogenase, glutathione-independent, which gives rise to MSTNRGVVYLGQGKVEVQSIDYPRMVDPRGRDIGHGVILKVVSTNICGSDQHMVRGRTTAPIGLVLGHEITGEVIEIGRDVETLSIGDLVSVPFNVACGRCPTCKAQHTGVCLNVNPSRAGGAYGYVDMGGWIGGQAEYVMVPYADFNLLKFPDKAQAMSKIRDLTCLSDILPTGYHGAVMAGVKPGATVYIAGAGPVGMAAAASARLLGAACTIVGDMNEERLAHARKMGFETVDLSKDATLGQQIEQILGKPEVDCAVDCVGFEARGHGTDHHAEAPATVLNSLMEITKAAGAIGIPGLYVTDDPGAADAAAQKGSLSIRFGLGWAKSHSFHTGQTPVMKYNRNLMQAILWDRLPIADIVNVSVVSLDAAPEGYRQFDGGAPRKFVLDPHGLLQAA
- a CDS encoding GlxA family transcriptional regulator; the encoded protein is MSPDRTASLSHFAFMPLPNFTMMAFTNAIEVLRMANYLTGQPLYRWSIVSPTGGPVMASNGLSVDTGPVECVGQPDIVFVVGGIDVQRCTALEHLSALRRFARTGCVLGSLCTGTYALARAGLLAGYACAIHWENMSALKEEFPDTRFLKELFVIDRDRVTCTGGVAPLDMMLNLIAARVGTSRVTQIAEQFIVEHVRDTSAQQRMPLVARLGSANKSLFEVISLMENNIEEPLSREELARLAGMSQRQLQRLFREHLGMTPTHYYLTLRLRRARELLLQTDMSIMHITMACGFQSACHFSKSYRDAFGTAPTRERRKQVPPLSSVRVMVA
- a CDS encoding serine hydroxymethyltransferase: MSNSNPFFEAPLAARDASVRSAILKELERQQSQVELIASENIVSRAVLEAQGSVLTNKYAEGYPGKRYYGGCEFVDEVEALAIDRIKQLFGAKFANVQPHSGAQANGAVMLALAKPGDTVLGMSLDAGGHLTHGAKPALSGKWFNAVQYGVNRETMLIDYEQIEELAQQHKPSLIIAGFSAYPRKLDFARLRAIADNAGAKLMVDMAHIAGIIAAGRHDNPVDYAHVVTSTTHKTLRGPRGGFVLTNDEDIAKKINSAVFPGLQGGPLMHVIAGKAVAFGEALQPDFKTYIDNVLANAQALGDVLKAGGVDLVTGGTDNHLLLVDLRPKNLKGNQVEQALERAGITCNKNGIPFDTEKPTVTSGVRLGTPAGTTRGFGVNEFRDIGRLIIEVFDSLREHPEGDPQTEQRVRREIFALCERFPIY
- a CDS encoding dipeptidase; this translates as MSTLHDNSIIIDGLNISKFERSVFEDMRKGGVTAVNCTVSVWEDFQKTIDNIAEMKQQIRDYSEILTLVRTTDDILCAKKENKTGIIFGFQNSYAFEDNLGYIEVFKELGVNVVQLCYNTQNLVGTGCYEADGGLSGYGREVIQEMNRVGIMVDLSHVGAKTSSDAIACSKKPVTYSHCCPSGLKEHPRNKTDEQLKEIADANGFVGVTMFSPFLKRGPDATVEDYLEAIDYVVNLIGEDRVGIGTDFTQGYSTEFFDWITHDKGRYRQLTNFGKVVNPEGIRTIGEFPNLTAAMERAGWSESRIKKVMGENWLRVFGEVWNV
- a CDS encoding DUF5943 domain-containing protein, translating into MQPQLPIDVNPQTGVWTTDALPMLYVPRHFFTNNHVAVEEALGRETYAEILYKAGYKSAYHWCDKEAEKHGIAGMAVFEHYLKRLSQRGWGLFDIVESDPQSAMARVHLRHSSFVLAQPAKHGKLCYMFAGWFAGAMDWVNDTASDAAKRGPRSRSIETQCAAEGHDHCVFEVSPLAL